The Denitrificimonas caeni genome has a segment encoding these proteins:
- the queE gene encoding 7-carboxy-7-deazaguanine synthase QueE — translation MSRIKVNEVFETIQGEAAFTGSPAVFLRLQGCPVGCGWCDTKHTWDALQEHETSQDIIIAKTEDSPHYFVSDAKNLAEMVAQNYQAKHVVITGGEPCMIDLTELTTELLAKGLRVQIETSGTFEVRVHPRAWVTLSPKIDMPAGLPVLASSYARADEIKYPVGNARDIEVVIEQVLQHVTPSKLLWLQPLSQSKKATDLCIAAATQLDARVSIQTHKFIGIR, via the coding sequence ATGAGTAGGATAAAGGTTAACGAGGTATTTGAAACAATTCAGGGGGAGGCCGCCTTTACCGGCTCGCCAGCAGTGTTTTTAAGGCTGCAAGGCTGCCCAGTAGGTTGTGGCTGGTGTGATACTAAGCACACATGGGATGCGCTGCAGGAACATGAAACCAGCCAAGATATTATAATTGCCAAAACTGAAGACTCACCGCATTACTTTGTCAGTGATGCGAAAAATCTTGCCGAAATGGTTGCGCAAAACTATCAGGCTAAACATGTTGTGATCACCGGCGGCGAGCCTTGCATGATCGACTTAACAGAGCTCACCACTGAATTGCTGGCAAAAGGGCTACGTGTACAAATTGAAACCTCTGGCACTTTTGAGGTGAGGGTGCACCCACGAGCTTGGGTGACCTTATCGCCTAAAATTGATATGCCCGCTGGTTTGCCTGTGCTTGCCTCCAGTTATGCGCGAGCCGACGAAATAAAATATCCCGTAGGTAATGCACGAGATATCGAAGTGGTTATTGAGCAGGTCCTGCAGCATGTGACGCCCAGTAAGTTGCTGTGGTTGCAGCCGTTAAGCCAGAGCAAAAAAGCCACTGACCTCTGTATCGCAGCCGCAACGCAGCTTGATGCTCGTGTTTCGATTCAAACGCATAAGTTTATAGGCATTCGCTAA
- a CDS encoding ATP-binding protein, which translates to MRQPYLTAQSKETLNPHVRQWILTILVPLGGMYSYSYDPVVNDALLESLFNFDDPEVELSKNQLYTLLRKEYRRGCSQLTQLPKVLHSNIAQLAQLVSLNNVESSILEFAVALSMDSRLADAAELLGDLNTAKLFYSLATLLEHSETAIRTALSRDGTLMRTGIFNLRNFEHVSLSSKLDVLSVSFADTLYCGIVSPHALLRDEINHSPTAQLQLKDYPSLTAHLDILLPYLKHSLEQRSAGVNILLHGEPGTGKTELARLLAQLNNCQLYEVASEDSDGDAVSSQRRLNAYRAAQHFFANDNSMLVFDEVEDIFSESSFDFFASRTALAGKNKAWVNLLLEHNSIPTVWISNSINRMDPAFVRRFDFVIEVPLPNKEQRIKLLKRYSKNLLDNNTLQRLASQEQLSPAVIERAARVISSIAPQLEDPGQAMQVLIDSTLTSQGHASLKAEKKPSEAEYYDPAFIRADVDLAALTAGLQANPSARLCLYGPPGTGKTAYGHWLAQQLKKRLIIKRASDLLSPFVGENERNIADAFKQAQQQQAILMIDEVDSFLNDRRNTRSNWEASLVNEMLTQMENFSGIFIASTNRMDGLDQAALRRFDLKAKFDFLNAAQAWKLFVRHCKKLGLAHGKKALPLQLASVEYLTPGDFAAVVRMARFSPLTSAEAFIQALSSEVSHKEQVKKRRFGF; encoded by the coding sequence ATGAGACAGCCCTACCTAACAGCTCAATCCAAAGAAACTCTCAATCCACATGTGCGCCAATGGATTTTGACCATACTGGTGCCACTGGGCGGCATGTACAGTTACAGCTACGACCCAGTAGTCAATGACGCTCTGCTAGAGTCTCTATTCAACTTTGACGACCCCGAAGTAGAGCTGTCTAAAAACCAGCTATACACCCTGCTGCGTAAAGAATATCGCCGCGGTTGCAGCCAGCTCACACAGTTACCCAAGGTGCTGCACAGCAATATCGCGCAGCTGGCTCAATTAGTCAGTTTAAACAACGTGGAAAGCAGTATTTTAGAGTTTGCCGTAGCCCTATCCATGGATTCACGACTGGCTGATGCGGCAGAACTTTTAGGTGATTTAAACACCGCCAAGCTTTTTTATAGTCTAGCGACACTGCTGGAACACAGCGAAACTGCAATTCGAACGGCCCTTTCCCGCGATGGCACTTTAATGCGTACCGGGATTTTTAATTTACGTAACTTTGAGCATGTGTCGTTAAGCAGCAAACTCGATGTGTTATCTGTTTCTTTTGCCGATACCCTTTACTGCGGCATTGTCAGCCCCCATGCGCTGCTGCGTGACGAAATCAACCACTCACCAACAGCGCAACTGCAGCTAAAGGACTATCCAAGTTTAACTGCCCATCTGGATATTTTATTGCCTTATTTAAAGCACAGTCTTGAGCAGCGCAGCGCTGGGGTCAATATTCTCCTGCATGGTGAACCTGGCACAGGTAAAACCGAGCTGGCCCGCTTACTGGCCCAACTCAACAACTGCCAATTGTATGAAGTTGCCAGCGAAGACAGTGACGGCGATGCAGTTTCCAGTCAAAGACGCTTAAATGCCTATCGCGCCGCCCAGCACTTTTTTGCCAATGACAATAGCATGTTGGTATTTGACGAAGTTGAAGATATTTTTAGCGAATCCAGCTTTGATTTTTTCGCCTCCAGAACTGCATTGGCCGGTAAAAACAAAGCTTGGGTTAACCTGCTACTTGAGCACAACAGCATTCCCACAGTATGGATCAGCAACAGCATCAACCGCATGGACCCAGCCTTTGTGCGCCGTTTCGACTTTGTGATTGAAGTGCCATTACCCAATAAAGAGCAGCGCATTAAGCTGCTAAAACGCTACAGTAAAAACCTACTCGACAACAACACACTGCAGCGCTTAGCCAGCCAAGAACAACTCAGCCCGGCAGTCATTGAGCGCGCTGCCCGTGTCATCAGCAGTATTGCCCCACAGCTCGAAGACCCAGGCCAAGCCATGCAAGTGTTAATTGACAGCACTTTAACCTCCCAAGGGCATGCAAGCCTTAAGGCAGAAAAAAAGCCCAGCGAGGCCGAATATTATGATCCAGCTTTTATTCGCGCTGACGTTGATTTAGCCGCACTGACCGCAGGTTTACAGGCTAATCCCAGTGCACGCTTATGCCTGTACGGGCCGCCTGGTACCGGCAAAACCGCTTATGGCCACTGGTTGGCTCAGCAGCTAAAAAAACGCTTAATTATCAAACGTGCATCGGATTTACTCTCACCCTTTGTTGGTGAAAACGAGAGAAATATAGCCGATGCTTTTAAACAAGCGCAGCAGCAACAAGCAATATTAATGATCGATGAAGTGGATAGCTTTCTCAACGACCGCCGTAATACACGCAGCAACTGGGAAGCCAGTTTAGTCAATGAAATGCTCACGCAAATGGAAAACTTCTCAGGGATCTTTATTGCCTCTACCAACCGCATGGATGGCCTCGATCAAGCCGCCCTGCGCCGTTTTGACTTGAAAGCAAAGTTTGACTTCTTAAACGCTGCACAAGCATGGAAGCTCTTTGTGCGTCATTGCAAAAAGCTTGGACTAGCACATGGCAAAAAAGCGTTACCGTTGCAGTTAGCCAGCGTGGAATACCTGACCCCGGGCGACTTTGCTGCCGTCGTCCGCATGGCGCGCTTTAGCCCGTTAACCAGTGCTGAAGCCTTTATCCAAGCCCTAAGTAGTGAAGTCAGCCACAAAGAACAAGTGAAGAAACGGCGCTTTGGTTTTTAG
- a CDS encoding helix-turn-helix transcriptional regulator, whose product MADASLRLLLLLQQIPREPRYISSQQLYERLEDAGYPVSLRTVQRDLVKLSSHFPLIQSEATGRGKTGIAWAFSKDSQHMAFPGMDAVTALTVSMALEHLKPLLPPQVLQHLQPWQQEAEEQLHKLNSSKYQGWMDKVRITQQHFLQAPQVDAEAVALIYEALLENRQFKATYKGKAERIIHPYGLVQQGHTLYLLCRFYEFDDVRITALHRYQAVQLLDESVRPFPEFNIDDYLDGGAMQWLLPDQQRIALKLRISSWLSPLLEETPLSMQQTLTVDAQNPEQYVLDAEVLDGMQLRRWLLSQGSGLQVLEPEYLRQWMRTIVQEQAESYLAGESGLRKKRPSA is encoded by the coding sequence ATGGCCGACGCATCATTACGCTTACTTTTATTGCTGCAACAAATCCCCCGCGAACCTCGCTATATCAGTAGTCAGCAGCTCTATGAGCGCTTAGAGGATGCTGGTTACCCCGTGAGCTTACGCACTGTGCAGCGGGACTTAGTTAAGTTATCGAGTCACTTCCCCTTGATCCAAAGCGAAGCCACCGGACGCGGTAAAACTGGCATTGCTTGGGCCTTCAGTAAAGACAGCCAGCATATGGCTTTTCCAGGTATGGATGCTGTTACAGCACTGACAGTATCGATGGCTTTGGAACATTTAAAGCCCTTGTTACCGCCGCAAGTTTTGCAGCACTTGCAGCCTTGGCAGCAGGAGGCAGAAGAGCAGTTACACAAGCTCAACTCCAGCAAATATCAAGGCTGGATGGATAAAGTACGCATCACTCAGCAGCATTTTTTACAGGCACCGCAAGTGGACGCTGAGGCAGTGGCTTTGATTTATGAAGCGTTACTGGAAAACCGTCAATTTAAAGCAACCTATAAAGGCAAAGCCGAGCGGATTATTCACCCTTATGGCTTAGTGCAGCAAGGGCATACGCTGTATTTACTGTGTCGGTTTTATGAGTTTGATGATGTACGCATTACCGCTTTGCACCGTTATCAGGCTGTGCAGTTGCTCGATGAATCTGTGCGGCCTTTCCCTGAGTTTAATATTGATGATTATCTCGATGGCGGTGCGATGCAGTGGTTATTACCTGACCAGCAACGCATTGCGCTTAAGTTACGCATAAGTTCCTGGCTTTCCCCGCTACTTGAAGAAACCCCTTTATCCATGCAGCAAACTTTAACTGTTGATGCGCAGAACCCAGAGCAGTATGTACTGGACGCTGAGGTACTCGATGGTATGCAATTGCGCCGCTGGTTGCTCAGTCAAGGCTCAGGCTTGCAGGTGCTTGAACCCGAATATTTACGCCAGTGGATGCGCACTATTGTGCAAGAGCAGGCAGAAAGTTATTTGGCCGGGGAGTCTGGGCTGAGGAAAAAGAGGCCAAGCGCATAG
- a CDS encoding DUF4411 family protein, protein MCSFIQAKNLHYRMHAVPSFWQWLTSIDPHHRVESIDPTYKELTLQKPLPLSMWIYLMCWSCQSASW, encoded by the coding sequence ATTTGCTCATTTATTCAAGCAAAAAACCTGCATTACCGCATGCACGCTGTGCCTAGCTTTTGGCAATGGCTGACATCAATAGACCCGCATCATCGGGTTGAAAGCATTGATCCGACCTACAAAGAGCTGACGTTGCAAAAACCTTTGCCGTTGAGCATGTGGATATACTTGATGTGCTGGAGTTGTCAGAGTGCAAGTTGGTGA
- a CDS encoding MFS transporter, with protein MTQLTEAQDTATDLSGDPVRWRILAVLLMAIFMSLMSVSVVNVALASIQDALGASLSDIQWVLSGYALTFGVVLVSAGRAGDLMGRGGIFILGTVLFTLASVAAGLAPDAQWLNAARFVQGVGSGFMNPQAVGMIQQYFRGSERGRAFGFFGTTVGVSVAIGPVIGGLLIQLGGLEIGWRLTFLINVPVGLLIIVLALRWFPRPLIHKPKLQEHKGLSSLDPVGALLLGLGVLAVLYPFVEADPSGLIWSLLPAGLLLFYLWARWERWYTQRGYSPMVDLKIFATSSYRNGSIIMTLYFLGMTSVWVLIPLYVQQGLGFSAFEAGMVGIPSALLSAYSANWAGKRVNRYGRKVVIGGLLFAIFGLLASVGVVFLHEYLDLSIWWLLLSLAFFGLGQGSVVSPNQALTLAEVPLAYAGSSGAIMQTGQRIGTSVGIAVITAIVFAVRPYSSWSVAVSVGLLTVTLVILLALAMAIKDLRDRRVV; from the coding sequence ATGACGCAGCTGACCGAAGCACAAGATACCGCAACTGATCTCAGCGGTGACCCTGTGCGCTGGCGGATTCTTGCTGTGTTGCTGATGGCGATCTTTATGTCGCTAATGAGTGTCAGTGTGGTCAATGTGGCTCTGGCCTCGATCCAGGATGCGCTGGGAGCTTCTCTGTCGGATATTCAGTGGGTGTTGTCTGGCTATGCGCTGACCTTTGGTGTGGTGCTGGTCAGTGCTGGGCGCGCAGGGGACTTGATGGGCCGTGGTGGGATTTTTATTCTAGGTACGGTCCTTTTTACCCTAGCTTCAGTTGCTGCAGGTTTAGCCCCAGATGCGCAATGGCTCAATGCTGCGCGTTTTGTGCAAGGTGTTGGCTCTGGGTTTATGAACCCTCAGGCTGTTGGCATGATTCAGCAGTACTTTCGCGGCTCAGAGCGTGGACGCGCGTTTGGTTTTTTTGGTACTACAGTTGGGGTTTCTGTTGCTATTGGCCCGGTGATTGGCGGACTGTTAATTCAGTTAGGTGGCTTGGAAATTGGTTGGCGACTGACTTTTTTGATTAACGTGCCTGTTGGTCTGTTAATTATCGTATTGGCACTGCGCTGGTTTCCACGGCCTTTGATACATAAGCCCAAGCTGCAGGAGCATAAAGGCTTAAGTTCTTTGGATCCCGTCGGAGCATTATTACTTGGGCTGGGCGTGCTAGCGGTGCTTTACCCCTTTGTTGAGGCGGATCCGTCTGGGCTTATTTGGTCGCTATTACCTGCAGGGCTGCTCTTGTTTTATCTTTGGGCACGTTGGGAGCGTTGGTATACGCAACGTGGCTATAGCCCGATGGTGGACTTAAAAATCTTCGCCACTTCAAGCTATCGCAACGGTAGCATTATTATGACCCTGTACTTTTTAGGCATGACCAGTGTTTGGGTGTTGATTCCACTGTATGTGCAGCAAGGGCTCGGGTTCTCTGCTTTTGAAGCCGGTATGGTCGGCATTCCTTCGGCACTGCTCTCTGCTTATTCTGCTAACTGGGCAGGCAAACGGGTTAATCGCTACGGTCGTAAGGTTGTAATAGGTGGTTTGCTGTTTGCTATTTTTGGCTTATTGGCCAGTGTCGGCGTCGTGTTCTTACATGAATATCTGGATTTAAGTATTTGGTGGTTATTGTTGTCCCTAGCGTTTTTTGGCTTAGGCCAAGGTTCAGTAGTCAGTCCCAACCAAGCGCTAACTTTGGCGGAAGTACCGTTGGCTTATGCAGGCAGTTCAGGTGCCATTATGCAAACAGGGCAGCGCATTGGTACTTCGGTGGGTATTGCGGTGATCACAGCCATTGTCTTTGCCGTACGCCCGTATAGCTCGTGGTCGGTTGCGGTCAGTGTTGGCTTATTGACAGTTACTTTGGTGATTTTATTAGCGCTGGCGATGGCGATTAAAGACTTGCGTGATCGACGTGTGGTTTAG
- a CDS encoding class II aldolase/adducin family protein, whose product MTTTNVRDLVSAEEWQVRVDLAACYNIVAQYGWDDLIFTHISARVPGPEHHFLINPYGMMFEEVSASSLVKVDLQGNKVMASEYEINPAGFTIHSAVHEARADAQCVMHLHTNAGVAVSAQQEGLRAISQQSLFPLSNLSYHPYEGVALNPEEKKRLVADLGETQFMILRNHGLLTCAETIADAFLGMYILQRACEIQVLAQSGGQELTPIPAAILAGIQQAGKTVTRNAGGQLAWPGLLRRLDRSGAPYKL is encoded by the coding sequence ATGACTACGACTAACGTTCGTGATTTGGTGAGTGCAGAAGAGTGGCAGGTGCGGGTGGACTTGGCTGCTTGTTACAATATTGTCGCGCAATACGGTTGGGATGATCTTATTTTCACCCATATTTCTGCACGGGTACCTGGCCCTGAGCATCATTTTTTAATCAATCCTTATGGCATGATGTTTGAAGAGGTCAGTGCTTCAAGCTTGGTAAAAGTTGATTTGCAGGGCAATAAAGTGATGGCGTCAGAGTACGAAATCAATCCTGCCGGTTTTACTATCCACAGTGCCGTGCATGAGGCTCGGGCTGACGCTCAATGTGTAATGCATTTGCATACCAACGCAGGCGTTGCGGTATCTGCTCAGCAGGAAGGCCTCAGAGCTATTTCTCAGCAGTCGTTATTTCCACTGTCCAACTTGAGCTATCACCCCTATGAAGGGGTGGCTTTAAACCCAGAAGAAAAAAAGCGTTTGGTTGCCGATCTTGGTGAAACCCAGTTTATGATTTTGCGTAACCACGGTTTGCTTACCTGCGCGGAGACTATCGCTGATGCATTTTTAGGAATGTATATTTTGCAGCGTGCCTGTGAGATTCAGGTGCTTGCACAAAGTGGTGGGCAGGAGTTGACTCCTATCCCCGCGGCAATTCTTGCGGGTATTCAGCAGGCAGGAAAAACCGTGACACGCAATGCAGGCGGTCAATTAGCTTGGCCTGGACTGCTGCGCCGTTTGGATCGCAGCGGTGCACCTTATAAGCTCTAA
- a CDS encoding alpha/beta fold hydrolase: protein MSESVALLPPLSLDEWRAQGQYFNFNGQCIFYCCAGERSKPALLLVHGFPTASWDWRHIWSALAQDYFVIAADMLGFGFSAKPVKGDYRISVQADLQQALLKHLQVGKHHILAHDYGVTVTQELLARELSATTGILSTTLLNGGLFPETHKPVLLQKLLISPLGFLVARQISEKSFQRTLSRICAKPLTREDQQGFWRLINENNGLDVFHKLIRYMRERSEFRSRWVAALQASEHALCLINGLEDPISGAHMVARYREVVAKEPIIELPGVGHYPQVEAPELVLQAFQSFIANVNSA, encoded by the coding sequence ATGTCTGAATCTGTCGCTTTGCTGCCGCCGCTATCTTTGGATGAGTGGCGTGCGCAAGGCCAATATTTTAACTTCAATGGCCAGTGTATTTTTTATTGCTGTGCTGGTGAGCGCAGTAAGCCGGCTTTGCTGTTGGTGCATGGTTTTCCGACCGCCAGTTGGGATTGGCGGCATATCTGGTCGGCGTTGGCGCAGGATTACTTTGTTATTGCTGCTGATATGCTGGGCTTTGGCTTTAGTGCTAAGCCAGTTAAAGGCGACTATCGCATCAGTGTCCAGGCTGACTTGCAGCAGGCTTTGTTAAAGCATTTGCAGGTGGGTAAACACCACATTCTGGCTCATGATTACGGCGTGACAGTCACCCAGGAGTTACTAGCGCGCGAGTTATCAGCAACAACTGGGATTCTTAGTACCACTTTGCTCAATGGCGGTTTATTTCCAGAGACCCATAAGCCGGTTTTATTGCAGAAGCTGTTGATTAGCCCGCTAGGCTTTCTTGTGGCTAGGCAAATCAGTGAAAAAAGCTTTCAGCGCACGCTTAGCAGGATCTGTGCGAAACCTTTAACAAGGGAGGATCAGCAAGGGTTTTGGCGCTTAATCAATGAAAATAATGGTTTGGATGTATTTCATAAACTGATTCGTTATATGCGTGAGCGCAGTGAATTTCGTAGTCGCTGGGTCGCTGCCTTGCAAGCATCTGAGCATGCTCTGTGTTTAATTAATGGCCTTGAGGATCCTATTTCGGGCGCTCATATGGTGGCGCGCTACCGAGAAGTAGTGGCTAAAGAGCCAATCATTGAGTTGCCTGGGGTTGGGCATTATCCGCAGGTGGAAGCTCCAGAGTTAGTGTTGCAGGCATTTCAGAGTTTTATAGCTAACGTGAATAGCGCATAA
- a CDS encoding isocitrate lyase, translating into MSTYQNEIKAIAALKEQAGNGWSAINPESAARMRIQNRFKTGLDIAKYTAAIMRKDMAEYDADTSLYTQSLGCWHGFIGQQKMIAIKKHLKTTNKRYLYLSGWMVAALRSEFGPLPDQSMHEKNSVAALIEELYTFLRQADTRELDLLFTALDKARAAGNAAEEKALLEQIENFETHVVPIIADIDAGFGNEEATYLMAKQMIEAGAAAIQIENQVSDEKQCGHQDGKVTVPHADFLAKINAVRYAFLELGVDDGVIVARTDSLGAGLTKQIAVTNEPGDLGDKYNSFLDGTYINDASEIENGDVVVKSNGKLLKPARLASGLFQFRENTGVDRVVLDCITSLQNGADLLWIETEMPHVGQIKGMVDEIRKVVPDAKLVYNNSPSFNWTLNFRQQVYDDWAAAGKDVSAFDRDRLMSADYDGTELCNEADARIQSFQKDAAREAGIFHHLITLPTYHTAALSTDNLAKGYFGEEGMLAYVEGVQRKEIRQGIACVRHQNMAGSDIGDTHKEYFSGDAALKASGEDNTMNQFDNV; encoded by the coding sequence ATGTCAACTTATCAAAACGAAATTAAGGCAATTGCCGCTCTTAAAGAACAAGCTGGAAACGGCTGGAGCGCGATTAACCCCGAGTCTGCCGCTCGTATGCGCATCCAAAACCGTTTCAAAACTGGTCTGGACATCGCTAAGTACACTGCAGCCATCATGCGTAAAGATATGGCTGAGTACGATGCCGACACATCTTTATACACCCAGTCGCTGGGTTGCTGGCACGGTTTCATCGGTCAGCAAAAAATGATCGCAATTAAGAAGCACTTGAAAACCACCAACAAGCGCTACCTCTACCTGTCAGGTTGGATGGTTGCTGCTCTGCGTTCTGAGTTCGGCCCACTGCCTGACCAGTCAATGCACGAGAAGAACTCTGTTGCTGCGTTAATCGAAGAGCTGTACACCTTCTTGCGTCAAGCTGACACCCGTGAACTGGATCTTCTGTTCACTGCGCTAGACAAAGCACGTGCTGCAGGCAACGCTGCTGAAGAAAAAGCTCTGCTAGAGCAGATCGAAAACTTCGAAACTCACGTTGTACCAATCATTGCTGACATTGACGCTGGTTTCGGTAACGAAGAAGCCACCTACTTGATGGCTAAGCAAATGATCGAAGCAGGTGCTGCGGCGATTCAGATCGAGAACCAAGTATCTGATGAAAAGCAGTGTGGTCACCAGGACGGTAAAGTAACCGTTCCACACGCTGATTTCCTCGCGAAAATCAACGCTGTACGTTACGCGTTCCTAGAATTAGGCGTTGACGATGGTGTTATCGTTGCACGTACTGACTCCTTGGGTGCTGGCTTAACTAAGCAAATCGCAGTAACCAACGAGCCAGGCGACTTAGGCGATAAGTACAACAGCTTCCTTGATGGTACTTACATCAACGATGCAAGCGAAATCGAAAACGGTGACGTTGTTGTTAAATCAAACGGCAAGCTGCTTAAGCCTGCACGTTTGGCTAGCGGTCTGTTCCAGTTCCGCGAGAACACTGGTGTTGATCGTGTAGTTCTTGACTGCATCACCTCACTACAGAACGGTGCTGACCTGCTGTGGATTGAAACTGAAATGCCACACGTTGGCCAGATCAAAGGCATGGTTGACGAAATCCGTAAAGTGGTTCCAGACGCTAAGCTGGTTTACAACAACAGCCCATCGTTCAACTGGACGCTGAACTTCCGTCAGCAAGTGTACGATGACTGGGCAGCAGCTGGTAAAGACGTTTCAGCGTTTGATCGCGACCGTCTAATGAGCGCTGACTACGATGGTACTGAGCTGTGCAACGAAGCAGATGCGCGCATCCAGAGCTTCCAGAAAGATGCTGCACGTGAAGCAGGTATCTTCCACCACTTGATCACTCTGCCAACGTACCACACTGCTGCGCTGTCAACTGACAACCTAGCAAAAGGCTACTTCGGTGAAGAAGGCATGCTGGCTTACGTTGAAGGTGTTCAGCGTAAAGAAATTCGTCAAGGTATTGCGTGCGTACGTCACCAAAACATGGCGGGTTCTGACATCGGTGATACTCACAAAGAGTACTTCTCTGGTGACGCTGCGCTGAAAGCAAGCGGTGAAGACAACACTATGAACCAGTTCGATAACGTTTAA
- a CDS encoding secretin N-terminal domain-containing protein — MRNLSRLIGLVVLTVSAALTQAASEVIELNYRMAQDVLPVVQSVLGDSGRATAYGNQLIINASHDKIAEVRSILSSIDKQPRNLLITVDTQGNQFNRERGYQADGMISGRHGQIIIGQGEQQGRDQVNIIRNTTQNRDGSLRTVRALEGSAALVQVGQSVPQRSTSYGPYGQVQERTEYRAVNQGFYVTATVHGDNVQIEINSQNDRRSQQYNDVIDTQSTSSRVSGRLGEWISVSASNQDSSQRQDGFLQKRYSTGREDSQLQIKVEVLD, encoded by the coding sequence ATGAGAAACCTCAGCCGTTTAATTGGCCTTGTTGTGCTAACAGTTAGTGCAGCCTTGACACAGGCTGCCAGCGAAGTCATTGAGCTTAATTACCGCATGGCCCAAGATGTTTTACCCGTGGTGCAATCCGTTTTAGGTGACTCAGGCCGCGCCACAGCTTACGGTAATCAACTTATTATCAACGCCAGTCACGATAAAATTGCGGAGGTGCGCTCCATCTTAAGCAGCATCGACAAGCAACCGCGCAATCTATTAATCACTGTGGATACCCAAGGCAATCAGTTCAACCGTGAACGCGGCTATCAAGCCGACGGCATGATCAGCGGTCGCCATGGGCAAATCATCATTGGCCAAGGTGAGCAACAAGGTCGCGACCAAGTTAATATTATCCGCAACACCACGCAAAACCGTGATGGTTCGCTGCGCACAGTGCGCGCCTTGGAAGGCTCAGCAGCGTTAGTGCAAGTCGGCCAAAGTGTACCTCAGCGCAGCACCAGCTACGGCCCATATGGTCAGGTGCAAGAACGCACAGAATACCGTGCCGTCAATCAAGGTTTTTATGTCACAGCTACAGTACACGGCGATAATGTGCAGATTGAAATAAACAGTCAAAATGATCGCCGCAGCCAACAATATAACGATGTGATTGACACACAAAGCACATCCAGCCGAGTCAGCGGCCGCTTAGGCGAGTGGATTTCGGTAAGTGCCAGCAACCAAGACAGCAGTCAGCGCCAAGACGGTTTCCTACAAAAACGCTACAGCACAGGGCGAGAAGACAGTCAGTTACAGATAAAAGTTGAAGTACTGGATTAA
- a CDS encoding histone acetyltransferase HPA2 has protein sequence MDKPRPTTHTSSAEQTPDLPAIEFVAQGSFRIHNPDTSHTPSSWEPAPQQLGVDRELIKIDSSEAVRSHTLALMLQAQNSLCIYSADLEAELYNHACIVQACTELLLQHPKKTLRILLRDTSRITRDGHRLLTLSHRLSSRCQIRKVNLEHEYSDDAWLIADDCGLLIRKAQQLTQGVVYYHDPARVRQNQRLFNAMWDVSHSDVNLRSMPL, from the coding sequence ATGGATAAACCCCGCCCAACAACTCATACATCCAGCGCAGAACAGACCCCTGACCTGCCCGCCATTGAGTTTGTTGCGCAGGGTTCTTTTCGCATTCACAATCCCGACACCAGCCACACACCCAGCAGTTGGGAGCCAGCACCGCAACAGCTGGGTGTAGACCGCGAGCTGATCAAGATTGATAGCAGTGAAGCAGTACGCAGCCATACTCTAGCCCTTATGCTACAAGCACAAAACAGCCTGTGCATTTACTCTGCTGATTTAGAAGCTGAATTGTATAATCACGCCTGCATCGTGCAAGCCTGCACTGAGCTGCTACTCCAACACCCAAAAAAAACATTACGTATTTTACTTCGCGACACCTCGCGCATTACCCGTGACGGCCACAGACTACTCACTCTAAGTCACCGCCTCAGCAGCCGTTGCCAAATTCGCAAAGTCAATCTTGAACATGAATACAGCGACGATGCTTGGCTGATTGCTGACGACTGCGGCTTGCTGATTCGCAAAGCGCAACAACTCACGCAAGGCGTGGTCTACTACCATGACCCTGCTCGGGTTCGACAAAACCAGCGCTTATTTAATGCCATGTGGGATGTCAGCCACAGTGATGTGAACTTACGGAGTATGCCGCTATGA
- a CDS encoding GNAT family N-acetyltransferase yields MSDVHIRIADWHKDNADLRRIRESVFIQEQGVTPEQEWDSDDASAIHFLAYEGDFAIGTARLLADGCIGRVSVLKDWRGLHVGEKLLLAAVQEAERLGLKQQILTAQVHAAGFYERLGFTAVSEEFLEAGIPHIDMLRNSD; encoded by the coding sequence ATGAGTGATGTGCACATTCGTATAGCCGATTGGCATAAAGATAATGCCGATTTACGTCGTATTCGCGAAAGCGTTTTCATCCAAGAACAAGGGGTTACGCCCGAGCAGGAATGGGATAGCGATGATGCCTCGGCAATCCACTTTCTAGCCTATGAAGGTGACTTTGCAATTGGCACCGCTCGCCTTCTAGCCGACGGCTGCATTGGGCGCGTCTCAGTACTCAAAGACTGGCGCGGTCTGCACGTGGGCGAAAAACTGCTGTTAGCGGCAGTCCAAGAAGCTGAACGTTTAGGTCTTAAGCAGCAAATTCTCACGGCGCAGGTACATGCCGCAGGCTTTTATGAGCGTTTAGGTTTTACTGCAGTCAGTGAAGAGTTTCTTGAGGCCGGCATCCCGCACATTGATATGCTGCGTAACAGCGACTAA